From one Tachyglossus aculeatus isolate mTacAcu1 unplaced genomic scaffold, mTacAcu1.pri scaffold_102_arrow_ctg1, whole genome shotgun sequence genomic stretch:
- the LOC119922468 gene encoding olfactory receptor 4C13-like produces the protein MQKIISVLFIIIYIVTVVGNLIIVVTVASSQTLDSSMYFFLVHLSFIDDCSYSSVNTPKLITDFLSEKKIIYFKVCMNQVFGEHIFAGAEIILLTVMASARYVAIYKPLHYTTIISRHLCSSLVDLAWAGGFLHATIQNLFMAHLPFSGPNVIYHFISGICMLIFILLMIFYAFILHSLKTHNAKMILHSQHSSVLLLPNSGYLPPYTQKGISNSVTDLNTDPQFVTSLNDAKIEKEVENRIKTIKASF, from the exons ATGCAGAAAATTATTTCTGTTTTGTTTATAATCATCTACATAGTCACCGTGGTTGGAAACCTGATCATTGTGGTAACCGTAGCTTCCAGTCAGACTCTGGACtcctccatgtatttctttctggtTCACTTGTCGTTCATTGATGACTGCTCCTATTCCTCAGtcaacacacctaaactgatcaCTGACTTCCtctctgagaagaaaatcatctacttCAAAGTCTGTATGAAccaggtctttggagagcataTTTTCGCTGGGGCTGAAATCATTCTCCTCACGGTGATGGCCTCCGCCCGTTATGTGGCGATATATAAGCCGTTGCACTACACGACCATCATTAGCAGACATCTCTGTAGCTCACTGGTGGACTTGGCCTGGGCCGGAGGCTTCCTTCATGCCACAATTCAAAATCTCTTCATGGCACATTTACCATTCTCTGGCCCCAATGTAATCTACCACTTTAT TAGTGGCATTTGCATGTTGATCTTTATCCTGTTGATGATTTTCTATGCCTTCATCTTGCACTCCCTGAAGACCCACAATGCC AAAATGATTCTCCACTCTCAACACTCGTCCgtgctgctgcttcccaactcag gttatttacCACCCTATACCCAAAAAGGAATCTCCAACAGTGTCACCGACCTAAATACTGACCCTCAATTCGTCACATCCTTAAATGatgcaaaaatagaaaaagaagtagaaaacagaatcaagaccaTTAAGGCTTCCTTTTAG